One Chitinivibrionia bacterium DNA window includes the following coding sequences:
- the dnaX gene encoding DNA polymerase III subunit gamma/tau has protein sequence MSYLVFARKWRPMMFDDVVGQEHITNTLKRSISTGKIAHSYVFTGTRGVGKTTTARILARALNCEKGPTPDPCGVCDSCVAAINGSNFNIAEFDAASNSGVNDVKELMEAVNYVPMGNGANYRVFLIDEAHSLSKQAWNSLLKTLEEPPANVLFIFATTEPEKILQTILSRSIRFDFRPISEEAIFRQLVKICKTEVIEFQDNALRLIAQKANGSMRDSLSLLEQVRAFCDGELSEEATRKILGLVSIETYSKILELANENRVGEVIEIFDKTLEDGFDISEFLDGMLSFLRMLMFLKIKGNTVETSSINNILNNYSEGDILRISEMVSATQKELQYSTFRRFAAERLLVKIASMDKTITIQQVLDFLKNSGGGNTETNVEANNHLPKKEEKPEEKTENTPVETQTYVREAERNQCLRLTEKIPVDISPKNEENNGDLPQQEPMAEQPIIAVPKKQNKVKESVEELMQNQPIVAKIAEKFDGKFI, from the coding sequence ATGAGTTATCTTGTTTTTGCGCGGAAGTGGCGACCTATGATGTTCGACGATGTTGTCGGGCAGGAGCATATTACGAACACGCTTAAAAGAAGCATTTCAACTGGAAAAATAGCGCATTCTTACGTTTTTACGGGAACTCGCGGTGTCGGAAAAACAACCACCGCGCGAATTTTGGCTCGCGCCCTTAACTGCGAAAAAGGACCGACGCCCGACCCTTGCGGCGTGTGCGACAGCTGTGTTGCGGCAATAAACGGCTCAAATTTCAACATTGCGGAATTCGACGCTGCTTCAAATTCGGGCGTTAACGACGTAAAAGAACTTATGGAAGCGGTAAATTATGTCCCGATGGGAAACGGCGCAAATTATCGCGTGTTTCTTATAGATGAAGCGCACTCTCTCAGCAAACAGGCATGGAATTCCCTGCTTAAAACACTCGAAGAGCCGCCCGCAAATGTCCTCTTTATTTTTGCTACCACCGAACCCGAAAAAATACTGCAAACGATACTTTCACGTTCCATTCGCTTTGATTTCCGTCCGATTTCGGAAGAGGCGATTTTTAGGCAATTAGTGAAAATTTGCAAGACAGAAGTCATTGAATTTCAGGACAATGCGTTGCGTCTCATCGCCCAAAAGGCGAATGGCAGTATGCGCGATTCACTTTCGCTTCTTGAGCAGGTGCGCGCATTTTGCGACGGAGAATTAAGCGAAGAGGCGACCCGCAAAATTTTGGGACTTGTATCCATAGAAACATATTCAAAAATACTTGAGCTCGCAAATGAAAATAGGGTCGGAGAAGTAATAGAAATCTTCGACAAAACACTTGAAGACGGATTTGACATTTCGGAATTTTTAGACGGAATGCTGTCTTTTTTGCGTATGCTTATGTTCCTGAAAATCAAGGGAAATACGGTCGAGACATCGAGTATCAATAATATCTTGAATAACTACAGCGAAGGCGATATTTTGCGAATAAGTGAAATGGTATCGGCAACGCAAAAAGAATTGCAATACTCAACTTTCAGAAGATTTGCGGCAGAGCGATTATTAGTAAAAATTGCAAGTATGGATAAGACAATAACTATTCAGCAAGTTTTGGATTTTTTGAAAAACAGTGGCGGAGGAAACACTGAAACCAATGTAGAGGCAAATAATCATTTGCCTAAAAAAGAAGAAAAGCCGGAAGAAAAAACCGAAAATACACCTGTAGAGACGCAAACGTATGTTCGTGAAGCGGAGCGTAATCAATGCTTGCGTCTAACAGAAAAAATCCCCGTTGATATTTCGCCCAAAAACGAAGAAAACAACGGCGATTTGCCTCAACAAGAACCGATGGCGGAACAACCTATAATCGCCGTCCCAAAAAAACAAAACAAAGTAAAAGAAAGCGTTGAAGAACTTATGCAAAATCAGCCGATAGTGGCAAAAATCGCAGAAAAATTCGACGGTAAATTCATATAA
- a CDS encoding phosphatidylglycerophosphatase A — translation MKEKLVSFVRRTFSTCFYTGYIPGPAGTYGSLLAIAFLYFFMDKTQLWFIAQNAHLFLLGFIAFVFVGFWLCNDTINNFGKDDPNKVNIDEFAGQMITFLFVPLSIPVLIVGFILFRFFDIVKPYPIHLFEHLDEGAGIMMDDVVAGIMACVSLNLLLGVYGIIIARVQ, via the coding sequence ATGAAAGAAAAACTGGTATCATTTGTAAGAAGAACTTTTTCGACCTGCTTTTACACGGGATATATTCCCGGACCTGCGGGAACTTACGGCTCGCTTTTGGCAATCGCGTTTTTGTATTTTTTTATGGACAAAACACAACTCTGGTTTATAGCCCAAAACGCGCATTTGTTTCTTTTGGGCTTTATAGCGTTTGTATTTGTCGGATTTTGGCTTTGCAACGACACAATAAATAACTTTGGCAAAGACGACCCGAACAAAGTAAACATAGACGAATTTGCAGGGCAAATGATAACGTTTCTGTTTGTTCCGCTGTCAATTCCCGTTTTAATAGTCGGCTTTATTCTCTTTCGCTTTTTCGACATCGTAAAGCCCTACCCTATCCATCTTTTTGAGCATTTGGACGAGGGTGCGGGGATTATGATGGACGACGTTGTCGCGGGAATTATGGCTTGTGTTTCACTTAATTTACTGTTGGGCGTTTATGGAATTATTATCGCAAGAGTACAATAA
- the recR gene encoding recombination mediator RecR — MIPKHLQDLVDALRILPSVGEKSAFRMALYLLEQENDAPLRLANALINAKENVMRCSACNALSEKSICLICCNPNRDNSVICVVERPSDMLAIEKNNRFNGVYHVLGGLISPISGITPDKLSLNLLKERVKNGDVKEIIIALGFTGEAETTIFYIQKILSGFPLTISKLAQGLSSGLEIIHADKHTLNQAIDDRKIISRSI; from the coding sequence ATGATACCAAAGCATTTACAGGATTTGGTTGACGCACTGCGAATTTTGCCGTCAGTCGGCGAAAAAAGCGCGTTTCGTATGGCGTTATATCTGTTGGAGCAGGAAAATGACGCCCCTCTTCGCTTGGCAAACGCTTTAATTAACGCAAAAGAAAACGTTATGCGGTGTTCTGCTTGTAATGCGCTCAGCGAAAAAAGCATTTGCCTTATTTGTTGCAATCCAAATCGCGACAATTCGGTTATTTGCGTTGTAGAACGCCCGTCGGATATGCTTGCAATAGAAAAAAACAACCGTTTTAACGGAGTTTATCACGTTTTAGGCGGACTTATTTCGCCGATTAGCGGCATCACGCCCGATAAATTATCGTTAAATCTTTTAAAAGAACGAGTAAAAAACGGTGATGTAAAAGAGATAATTATTGCTTTAGGCTTTACGGGCGAGGCAGAAACCACGATTTTTTACATTCAAAAAATACTTTCGGGATTTCCGCTTACGATTTCCAAGCTTGCGCAAGGATTGTCGTCGGGGCTCGAAATAATACACGCTGATAAGCACACGCTGAATCAGGCGATTGACGACAGAAAAATAATTTCAAGGAGCATTTAA
- a CDS encoding CinA family protein, whose protein sequence is MELLSQEYNKKIAKIGVLLTERNERVSTAESCTGGLISAAFTQQAGASAWYFGSIIAYDNSIKHNILGVSSDILQKYGAVSKECVEKMLIGAQKMLATEWAVAVSGIAGPSGATPDKPIGTVFVGISHKGEILEVSHNQFSGNRSEICLQSVQKAVDMLLIRLEINR, encoded by the coding sequence ATGGAATTATTATCGCAAGAGTACAATAAGAAAATTGCAAAAATCGGCGTTCTTTTAACGGAGCGAAACGAGCGGGTTTCGACGGCAGAGTCCTGCACAGGCGGGCTTATCTCTGCCGCTTTTACGCAACAGGCGGGTGCTTCGGCGTGGTATTTCGGCTCAATTATAGCCTATGATAACTCTATAAAACACAATATATTAGGTGTTTCGAGCGATATTTTACAAAAATACGGCGCAGTAAGCAAAGAATGTGTCGAAAAAATGCTTATCGGCGCACAAAAAATGCTTGCAACCGAGTGGGCAGTCGCCGTTTCAGGAATTGCAGGACCAAGCGGCGCAACCCCCGATAAACCAATCGGAACGGTTTTTGTGGGAATTTCGCACAAAGGAGAAATTTTAGAGGTTTCGCACAACCAATTTTCGGGAAACAGAAGCGAAATTTGCTTGCAATCCGTGCAAAAAGCGGTGGATATGTTATTGATTAGGCTTGAAATAAACCGTTAA
- a CDS encoding YbaB/EbfC family nucleoid-associated protein: MQKMMKQAQKMQAEFHKTQAALAEKEVEGTAGGGMVKIVMDGNGALQSVKIAKEAVDPDDVEMLEDLVAAAIRNANEQVKKLSDDSLGAITGGLGLPGF; the protein is encoded by the coding sequence ATGCAGAAAATGATGAAACAAGCGCAAAAAATGCAAGCGGAATTCCACAAAACACAGGCGGCATTGGCAGAAAAAGAAGTAGAAGGAACTGCTGGCGGCGGAATGGTGAAAATCGTTATGGACGGAAACGGCGCTTTGCAGTCGGTAAAAATCGCAAAAGAGGCGGTTGACCCCGACGATGTCGAAATGCTTGAAGACTTGGTTGCGGCGGCAATTCGCAACGCAAACGAACAAGTGAAAAAACTTTCCGACGACTCACTCGGCGCAATAACGGGCGGACTTGGCTTACCGGGTTTTTAA
- a CDS encoding Rpn family recombination-promoting nuclease/putative transposase has protein sequence MSKKENLFEQDDLPEILPPKNDIVFKMLFGDKKNEDILIDFLQVVLNKNINKVLLLNPINKQENETDKLSVLDVKAELENGEIIDIEMQACNLPELRSRISYYSARMLVEQIGKGGKYLDIKPVISIIIVEKSLVLESKKCHNVFSMLEEEELFPFSDLQKIHILDLSRIEREKNEKLSDWLIFINSEKEEDFMKVATKNKTINSAFSELKVLSADRLQRERYEARLKMQRDIWSREDAAKKNMALEIFEYLEKGYSIADARKNFLVH, from the coding sequence TTGAGCAAAAAAGAAAACTTATTTGAACAGGACGATTTACCTGAAATTCTGCCGCCGAAAAATGACATCGTATTCAAAATGCTTTTCGGCGACAAGAAAAATGAAGATATTTTAATTGATTTTCTTCAAGTTGTATTAAACAAGAACATAAACAAAGTTCTACTGCTTAACCCAATAAACAAACAAGAAAACGAAACTGATAAATTAAGCGTTTTGGACGTAAAAGCAGAATTAGAAAACGGCGAAATAATCGATATTGAAATGCAGGCGTGCAATCTTCCCGAATTGCGTTCCCGAATTTCGTATTATTCTGCCAGAATGCTCGTTGAGCAAATCGGCAAAGGCGGTAAATATTTGGATATAAAACCCGTAATTTCGATTATTATTGTAGAAAAATCGCTTGTGCTTGAATCTAAAAAGTGCCATAATGTATTTTCAATGTTAGAAGAAGAGGAACTTTTTCCGTTTAGCGACTTGCAGAAAATACACATTTTGGATTTGTCTCGCATAGAAAGAGAAAAAAACGAAAAACTTTCGGATTGGCTTATATTTATAAATTCTGAAAAAGAGGAGGATTTTATGAAAGTTGCAACAAAAAACAAAACAATAAATTCTGCGTTCAGCGAATTAAAAGTTCTGAGCGCCGACAGGTTGCAACGCGAACGCTATGAAGCACGATTAAAAATGCAACGAGATATTTGGTCAAGAGAAGATGCGGCTAAAAAGAATATGGCTCTCGAAATTTTTGAATACCTTGAAAAAGGATATTCAATAGCTGACGCGAGAAAAAATTTTCTTGTTCATTGA
- a CDS encoding 2-isopropylmalate synthase, producing the protein MKNDWFKEGKYKQFPNIDLPNRTWVNNKITKAPHWCAVDLRDGNQAIWTPMTKDKKIIFFNKLIEIGFKAIEIGFPSASQTEYDFARMLIDQNRIPDDVSVQVLVQARQHLVDKTFESLEGAKNVIIHLYNSTSPAQRRDVFGKDKSEIIDIAASGTQMVIDSMKHFSGNVQLEYSPESFSLTELDFAAEISNTVIDLWNPAERGKMILNLPSTVECATPNIYADQIEWMCRNINQRENVLVSLHTHNDRGTGIASTELGILAGADRVEGTLFGNGERTGNADILTIALNLYSQGINPELDFSDVDSIREIYEICTEMKVHPRQPYAGELVFTAFSGSHQDAIAKGIKLRKRENRTIWDVPYLPIDPRDVGRDYEAIVVINSQSGKGGAAFILEQQGGFSVPKLMQVEIGRVVQRYADELKRVLEASEIIDIFKKEFVNREDKVELIEMTSKREKKENENYIFLEAKLKINGKEVVDTAQGDGVINALSVILERNGFEDGHLGTYEEHAMSEGSAAMAAAYISIETPDGNSFFGVGMDTDIMWASALALISAVNRAF; encoded by the coding sequence ATGAAAAACGACTGGTTTAAAGAAGGAAAATACAAGCAATTTCCGAATATTGATTTGCCGAACAGGACTTGGGTTAATAATAAAATTACTAAAGCGCCTCATTGGTGCGCGGTGGACTTGCGCGACGGAAACCAGGCGATTTGGACGCCGATGACTAAAGATAAGAAAATCATTTTCTTCAATAAACTCATCGAAATCGGCTTTAAGGCAATCGAAATCGGTTTTCCGTCGGCTTCGCAAACCGAATACGACTTTGCGCGTATGCTTATCGACCAAAATCGCATTCCCGACGATGTCTCGGTGCAGGTTTTGGTGCAGGCGCGGCAACATCTCGTCGATAAAACTTTTGAGTCGCTTGAAGGAGCAAAAAACGTCATAATTCACTTGTATAACTCGACTTCGCCCGCGCAACGCCGCGATGTTTTCGGAAAAGACAAGTCCGAAATTATAGATATTGCCGCCTCGGGAACTCAAATGGTTATTGACTCAATGAAGCATTTCAGCGGAAACGTGCAACTCGAATATTCGCCCGAAAGTTTTTCGCTTACGGAATTGGATTTTGCCGCCGAAATCAGTAATACGGTCATTGATTTATGGAACCCTGCCGAGCGCGGAAAAATGATACTTAATTTGCCGAGCACCGTCGAATGCGCAACGCCCAACATTTACGCAGACCAGATAGAATGGATGTGCCGCAACATAAATCAACGCGAAAACGTTTTGGTTTCGCTTCACACGCATAACGACCGCGGAACAGGCATAGCAAGCACGGAACTCGGAATTTTGGCGGGAGCAGACCGCGTTGAAGGCACGCTTTTTGGCAACGGAGAACGCACGGGCAACGCCGATATTTTGACCATTGCCTTAAATTTGTATTCGCAGGGCATAAATCCCGAACTCGATTTCAGCGACGTGGACAGCATTCGCGAAATTTACGAAATCTGCACCGAAATGAAAGTGCATCCGCGCCAACCATACGCAGGCGAACTGGTATTTACGGCGTTTTCGGGTAGCCACCAAGACGCAATCGCCAAGGGAATAAAATTGAGAAAGCGCGAAAATCGCACAATTTGGGACGTCCCGTATTTGCCGATTGACCCGCGAGACGTCGGGCGCGATTACGAGGCGATAGTCGTTATAAATTCGCAATCGGGCAAGGGGGGCGCGGCGTTTATTTTGGAACAGCAAGGCGGTTTCAGCGTTCCAAAACTTATGCAGGTCGAAATCGGGCGCGTTGTTCAAAGATATGCCGACGAACTTAAACGAGTGCTCGAAGCAAGTGAAATTATAGATATTTTCAAGAAAGAATTCGTAAATCGCGAAGACAAAGTCGAACTTATAGAAATGACTTCCAAGCGCGAAAAAAAGGAAAACGAAAATTACATTTTCTTGGAAGCAAAACTTAAAATAAACGGCAAAGAAGTTGTCGATACGGCTCAAGGCGACGGCGTAATAAACGCTTTGTCCGTGATTTTAGAGAGAAACGGCTTTGAAGACGGGCATTTGGGAACTTACGAAGAACACGCAATGAGCGAAGGAAGCGCGGCAATGGCGGCGGCTTATATCAGCATTGAAACCCCCGACGGCAACTCGTTTTTCGGCGTTGGAATGGACACCGATATTATGTGGGCAAGCGCATTGGCGTTAATTTCGGCGGTGAATAGGGCGTTTTGA
- a CDS encoding L-threonylcarbamoyladenylate synthase produces MFQRINVHPENPQERNIENAVKILKKTGGICIYPTDTIYGVGCALSNAKKIREIESILYKDQKSKEGKRKFSIVCNDISQAQEYAKIETHNFKILKKYLPGPFTFILPSSQFLEKKFVEKRKTIGIRITDYPITRMLIDQLGEPLANMSLNTGEENRGNPDLYLYPDVYNGVDVVLDAGVLEGGLSTIVDLTGDVPKILRQGKGEFNE; encoded by the coding sequence ATGTTTCAGAGAATAAACGTTCACCCCGAAAATCCGCAAGAAAGAAATATCGAAAACGCGGTAAAAATTCTTAAAAAAACAGGCGGAATTTGCATTTATCCGACGGACACAATTTACGGCGTCGGTTGCGCGTTAAGCAATGCGAAAAAAATCAGAGAAATAGAGAGCATTCTTTATAAAGACCAAAAAAGCAAAGAGGGAAAAAGGAAATTTTCGATAGTCTGCAATGATATATCGCAGGCGCAGGAATATGCAAAAATAGAAACGCATAATTTCAAAATATTGAAAAAATATCTTCCCGGACCCTTTACTTTTATTTTGCCGTCGTCGCAGTTTCTGGAGAAAAAATTCGTCGAAAAACGCAAAACAATCGGAATTCGTATAACGGATTATCCCATAACGCGAATGCTGATAGACCAACTCGGCGAGCCGCTTGCAAATATGTCGCTCAACACGGGCGAGGAAAACCGCGGAAATCCCGATTTATACTTGTATCCGGATGTTTATAACGGAGTGGACGTTGTTTTGGACGCGGGAGTTTTGGAAGGCGGACTTTCGACAATCGTCGATTTAACAGGAGACGTTCCCAAAATCCTGAGACAAGGAAAAGGCGAATTTAATGAGTGA
- the mazG gene encoding nucleoside triphosphate pyrophosphohydrolase, with protein MSEKFDKLAEIAKILRSENGCPWDREQTSRSTLNDLLEECYEFFDAVDKNDTNEMREELGDLFWLIIFQCQLASEENHFTAEEVLDDVCKKLIRRHPHVFENSGEKDTKDILETWEKIKQKEKGKESRKSILDGIPKTLPSLYLAEKIQKKTARYGFDWDGVLEPLKKIEEEIREFREAVERGDNDEKNLEFGDILFALVNAARHSNVSAEDALRASIGKFSRRFNYIENSFGYDSEKLRNAGLEKLDELWNEAKGLE; from the coding sequence ATGAGTGAAAAATTTGACAAATTAGCAGAAATTGCAAAAATCCTGCGCTCGGAAAACGGTTGCCCTTGGGACAGAGAGCAGACTTCCCGCTCAACCTTAAACGACTTGCTCGAAGAATGCTATGAATTTTTTGACGCTGTCGATAAAAACGATACGAACGAAATGAGGGAAGAATTAGGCGATTTATTTTGGCTTATAATTTTCCAATGTCAGCTTGCAAGCGAGGAAAACCACTTTACCGCCGAAGAAGTTTTAGACGATGTCTGCAAAAAACTAATCCGCCGTCATCCGCACGTTTTTGAAAATTCGGGCGAAAAAGACACAAAAGACATACTGGAAACTTGGGAAAAAATCAAGCAAAAAGAAAAGGGAAAAGAAAGCCGAAAATCCATTCTGGACGGCATTCCCAAAACGCTTCCGTCGCTTTATTTAGCCGAAAAAATTCAGAAAAAAACCGCGCGCTACGGCTTTGATTGGGACGGCGTTTTAGAGCCGCTGAAAAAAATCGAAGAAGAAATTCGCGAATTTCGGGAAGCGGTAGAGCGAGGCGACAACGACGAAAAAAATCTTGAATTCGGCGATATTCTTTTTGCGCTCGTAAACGCGGCGCGCCACTCAAACGTCTCTGCCGAAGACGCATTACGAGCTTCAATCGGCAAATTTTCGCGGCGTTTTAATTACATAGAAAACAGTTTTGGCTACGACAGCGAAAAATTGAGAAACGCAGGTTTGGAGAAATTAGACGAACTGTGGAACGAGGCGAAAGGGTTGGAGTGA